A stretch of the Capsicum annuum cultivar UCD-10X-F1 chromosome 8, UCD10Xv1.1, whole genome shotgun sequence genome encodes the following:
- the LOC107839788 gene encoding leucine-rich repeat receptor protein kinase HPCA1, producing MIQTRRIQFIIFCLLIISMQVLVNLEALTTNSGDYGVLVSLKEEWENVPPSWDGSDPCGDPWEGIDCNDNSRVISIKLSSMNLKGELSGDIEGLSELQILDLSYNKGLTGSLPQSIGSLKSLSILILVGCGFSGLIPDTIGSLSQLNFLALNINNFIGPIPASVGNLSKLSLLDLADNRLSGPLPISHGSTPGLDMLVHAKHFHLGRNQFSGEIPDQLFSSNMTLKHLLLEQNKLTGKIPPTLGLVQTLEVVRLDRNSLDGSIPSTLKNLTLMSELFLSNNEFTGPLPNLAGMNDLNYLDMSNNTFSSDDFPRWLSTLQSLTTLVMENTQLQGEIPPTLFSLVQLQTVRLRGNKINGTLDVASNYSSQLKLIDLQNNSIDSFTVRPGYPFQTILMHNPVCYEGSEDYCGVVPKNFGYSTPQDNCHRTQCSSDQIPSPTCKCAYPYTGDLIFRAPSFSDLTNTSIYESLQKSMISSLSRYQELVDSISLSNPEKNSDDYLVLRLQVFPFGQDHFNRTGITTLGFALSNQTFKPPPNFGPFFFNGESYIHFEGGSTGSHKSISKGIIIGAAAAGAILLILSIVVGVLACQKKRAQEAVKKSDPFATWDSVKDSGDVPQLKGVKCFTFEELKKYTNNFSASNYIGSGGYGKVYRGTLPDGQLVAIKRAEQASKQGALEFKTEIEILSRFHHKNVVSLVGFCFRQGEQMLVYEYIPNGSLKEALSGKSGIMLDWKKRLRIALGAARGLQYLHDHVDPPIIHRDIKSNNILLDEHLNAKVGDFGLSKTMNEPDKGYVSTQVKGTMGYMDPEYYTTQQLTEKSDVYSFGVVMLELITARSPIVKGKYIVKEMKQAIDKSKDMYNIGNFVDPAIPSNITPISFRKFVDLALTCLEEAGDNRPTMGEVVKEIENIMEIDGVNSSVESRSTSVSHEGTSGTFDHPYSEESLMRHSGGTNSGKRTNSSPGASQQP from the exons ATGATCCAAACAAGAAGAATTCAATTCATCATCTTTTGCTTGCTTATAATTTCTATGCAAGTTTTGGTGAATCTCGAAGCTTTGACAACCAATTCTGGTGACT ATGGAGTTTTAGTCTCACTGAAGGAAGAGTGGGAGAACGTACCACCAAGTTGGGATGGCTCTGATCCTTGTGGTGATCCATGGGAAGGCATTGACTGCAACGACAATTCACGTGTTATTTCTAt aaaattatcaagcatgaatctgAAAGGGGAGCTATCTGGAGATATTGAAGGCTTGTCTGAGTTGCAGATACT GGATCTATCATACAACAAAGGCTTGACTGGCTCACTCCCTCAATCAATTGGAAGTTTGAAGAGTTTATCAATTCT GATCCTCGTTGGTTGCGGGTTTTCTGGACTGATACCAGACACAATTGGATCACTTAGCCAGCTGAATTTTCT AGCTTTGAATATTAACAACTTTATCGGACCAATACCAGCTTCTGTTGGTAATTTATCAAAGTTATCTTTGCTGGACTTAGCTGATAATAGGCTCAGTGGACCTCTTCCAATCTCCCATGGAAGCACACCTGGTCTAGACATGCTTGTTCACGCAAAGCATTT TCACCTGGGGAGAAATCAGTTCTCGGGTGAGATTCCAGATCAGCTATTCAGCTCAAATATGACTCTCAAACATTT GCTGCTTGAGCAAAACAAGCTTACTGGAAAAATACCCCCTACATTAGGACTTGTGCAGACCCTGGAGGTGGT TCGTCTTGACAGGAATTCATTAGATGGATCGATCCCATCAACCCTCAAAAATCTCACACTTATGAGTGAACT CTTCTtatcaaataatgaattcaccggtCCCTTGCCCAATCTCGCTGGCATGAATGATCTCAACTACTT AGATATGAGCAATAATACATTCAGCTCAGATGATTTTCCGCGGTGGCTTTCGACTTTGCAGTCGTTGACGACTCT GGTAATGGAGAACacacaacttcaaggagaaattCCACCAACCCTCTTCAGTCTTGTTCAGTTGCAGACCGT TCGCTTAAGGGGAAACAAGATCAATGGAACCCTTGATGTTGCATCCAACTATAGCAGCCAATTAAAACTGATTGATTTGCAGAACAATTCTATCGATTCGTTTACAGTAAGACCGGGATATCCTTTTCAAACAAT ACTTATGCATAATCCAGTTTGTTATGAAGGATCAGAAGACTATTGTGGCGTTGTCCCAAAGAACTTCGGGTATTCAACTCCACAAGATAATTGCCATAGAACTCAATGCAGTTCTGATCAAATTCCTAGCCCAACCTGTAAATGTGCTTATCCGTACACAGGCGATCTAATTTTCAGAGCTCCTTCCTTTTCTGACTTGACAAACACAAGCATTTATGAGTCACTTCAAAAGTCTATGATATCTTCTTTGAGCCGATATCAGGAGCTAGTAGATTCAATTTCCTTGAGTAATCCGGAAAAGAATTCAGATGACTACCTTGTGTTACGCCTGCAAGTTTTTCCATTTGGTCAAGATCATTTCAACCGTACGGGGATTACCACACTTGGATTTGCACTTAGCAATCAGACTTTCAAACCCCCACCAAATTTTGGACCATTCTTTTTCAATGGTGAAAGCTACATACACTTCGAAG GTGGATCAACAGGATCACACAAGTCAATCTCTAAAGGGATTATAATTGGAGCAGCTGCAGCTGGTGCTatccttttaattttatcaatagTAGTAGGAGTTTTAGCTTGCCAAAAGAAAAGAGCTCAAGAAGCTGTTAAAAAGAGTGACCCTTTTG CTACATGGGATTCTGTTAAAGACAGCGGCGATGTTCCACAGTTAAAAGGTGTAAAATGCTTCACATTTGAAGAGCTGAAAAAATACACCAATAATTTCTCAGCAAGCAATTACATTGGATCTGGTGGTTATGGGAAG GTATACAGAGGCACACTTCCAGATGGACAACTAGTTGCAATTAAAAGAGCAGAGCAAGCATCTAAGCAGGGCGCCCTTGAGTTTAAAACGGAGATTGAGATTCTGTCTCGGTTCCATCACAAAAATGTTGTCAGCCTTGTAGGCTTTTGTTTCAGGCAAGGTGAACAGATGTTGGTCTATGAATATATACCAAATGGATCCTTGAAAGAAGCTCTTTCAG GAAAATCTGGGATTATGTTAGATTGGAAAAAAAGACTTCGAATAGCCCTTGGAGCAGCCAGAGGTTTACAATATCTTCATGATCATGTTGACCCTCCTATCATCCACCGAGATATCAAATCAAATAACATCTTGCTGGATGAGCACTTGAATGCAAAAGTTGGTGATTTTGGTCTCTCCAAGACGATGAATGAGCCAGACAAGGGTTATGTCAGCACTCAGGTTAAAGGAACAATG GGCTACATGGATCCCGAGTATTACACAACACAACAGTTGACTGAGAAGAGTGATGTCTATAGCTTTGGAGTTGTAATGCTGGAGCTTATAACCGCGAGGAGTCCTATTGTGAAAGGAAAATATATTGTGAAGGAAATGAAGCAAGCGATAGACAAGTCTAAAGACATGTACAACATTGGCAATTTTGTTGATCCTGCTATCCCCTCAAACATAACACCTATAAGCTTCAGGAAGTTTGTGGATCTAGCTTTGACATGCCTCGAAGAAGCAGGAGATAATAGGCCAACAATGGGTGAAGTGGTGAAAGAGATTGAGAATATCATGGAAATCGATGGAGTGAACAGTTCTGTTGAATCCAGATCAACTTCTGTCAGCCACGAAGGAACCAGCGGAACCTTTGACCATCCTTACAGTGAGGAAAGCCTAATGCGTCACAGCGGGGGCACCAATTCGGGTAAACGTACCAACTCTTCTCCTGGAGCTAGCCAACAGCCTTAA